A genomic window from Quercus lobata isolate SW786 chromosome 10, ValleyOak3.0 Primary Assembly, whole genome shotgun sequence includes:
- the LOC115965260 gene encoding uncharacterized protein LOC115965260: protein MNISAWNCRGASKPFFQNHVRELVNTHDPAIMIIMETRIGGARARDITDKLPFDGAIHTDTLGFAGGLWLLWNSDRVQVHQLAMSEQEIHVLVKVLPSNFEFICTTVYASPRFQERCVLWNNLKNVANLHDKPWIIAGDFNEVLVEGDKFGGRSISSNRSLLFKECLDYCSMVDMGFVGPRFTWTNRRHICDLIQERIDRFFANPSWYALHSDARVTHLTSCVFDHCPVLLETNPSNSMFLPRPFKFQSFWLSNVSFSGVVKEAWGRTRPLQESIENFSRRASVWNKDHFGNIFGKKKRVMARLNGIQKAIVVHPSHSLLELEKVLHKDLNTLLDQEEELWVQKSRINRLVEGDRNTTFHHMSAIVRRRCNKISCIKNELGEWIQSELGAMNPIRRGFERLFITSLDVAPLNPI, encoded by the coding sequence ATGAATATTAGTGCGTGGAATTGTAGGGGGGCTTCAAAACCCTTTTTTCAGAACCATGTGAGGGAGCTGGTGAACACTCATGATCCAGCCATTATGATCATTATGGAGACTCGCATTGGTGGTGCTCGTGCCAGGGACATCACTGATAAGTTACCTTTTGATGGGGCCATTCATACAGACACTCTTGGGTTTGCTGGTGGGCTTTGGCTTCTTTGGAATTCAGATAGAGTCCAGGTTCATCAGCTGGCCATGTCAGAGCAAGAAATCCATGTTTTGGTTAAGGTACTCCCTTCAAACTTTGAATTTATTTGTACTACTGTCTATGCTAGTCCTAGATTTCAAGAGAGATGTGTCCTTtggaataatttaaaaaatgttgccAATCTTCATGATAAACCTTGGATTATTGCTGGGGATTTTAATGAGGTTCTTGTGGAAGGGGATAAATTTGGGGGAAGAAGCATTAGCTCTAATAGGTCCCTTCTCTTCAAAGAATGCCTCGACTACTGTTCTATGGTTGATATGGGGTTTGTTGGGCCTCGTTTCACTTGGACAAATAGAAGGCATATTTGTGATCTCATTCAAGAAAGAATTGACCGATTCTTTGCCAATCCTAGCTGGTATGCATTACACTCTGATGCTAGAGTTACCCACCTCACTAGCTGTGTGTTTGATCATTGCCCGGTGCTTCTTGAGACTAATCCTTCCAATAGTATGTTTTTGCCTAGACCCTTTAAATTCCAAAGTTTTTGGTTGTCGAATGTATCTTTTTCGGGAGTTGTCAAGGAGGCTTGGGGCCGGACTAGACCTCTTCAGGAAtctattgaaaatttttctagaaGAGCTTCGGTTTGGAACAAGGATCattttggtaatatttttgggaagaagaaaagggtcaTGGCTCGTCTTAATGGCATCCAAAAAGCCATCGTTGTTCACCCTTCACATTCTCTGCTTGAGTTGGAGAAAGTTTTGCACAAAGATCTTAATACCCTGTTGGACCAAGAGGAGGAGTTGTGGGTGCAGAAATCTCGTATTAACCGGCTGGTTGAGGGTGATCGTAATACAACCTTTCACCATATGTCTGCTATTGTTAGGAGAAGGTGcaacaaaatttcttgcatcAAGAATGAGTTGGGTGAATGGATTCAAAGTGAATTAGGGGCTATGAATCCCATTAGAAGGGGGTTTGAGAGGTTATTCATAACTTCTCTTGATGTTGCTCCTCTTAATCCCATTTAG
- the LOC115965259 gene encoding uncharacterized protein LOC115965259, translating to MLDRQYGFVGAELYVGVEPIRSHRDVFPIRYANEGPSASFNYSHGGHFHDPYATHIGHYSQDAAHSPINIGGANYHSPYTHVATEDQHVPSRPISNSDADYDNPTEHVTQETTCFEFEAQYDQTASQRAANDPNDTHRIAATTENAVHTLSERMRTMDSDDQLDDDEVLDDIGDEQEPPNEGNHESSPTMGVHQPSSLSFSQNTWDNIIDPTPPFEKPTQSIWDPTQEFYVGLLFADKDELQAAVKRYHIKRNQTFCVRESDPECWSVRCKNCSWRLRACFRATYGLFEVRKYNGPHTCTESTLTQDHEQLDTHVIEKELRDVVKNDPTIKIASLQQTLYNKYQYRPSYFKVWEAKEKAIGRAFGDWDKSYQLLPKWLKALTDSNPDSRVIWRTIPATMPGCAIFERVFWAFGPSIEGFQHCRPVISIDGTFLYGKYKGTLLIASTWDGDNRLFPLAFAIVEKETDDSWYWFLRCIQINVTNREGLCVISDRHPGIMAAIRTICQSTRWYHRFCLRHVASNFNQQIGNKNLKAMVMWAGMENQLRKYQITRDRITQLSADGEKYLREMPVEKWTLAYDGGHRYGAMTTNLSESFNGILKSARNLPITALVELTYYRCVAYFADRYTKACAEVTAGERITAYAKNKFNKWEKKVPKHSVTVFSHEDGLFEVRTPINPNSAYRGNHRHEVNLRQNTCSCQKWQVYKIPCSHVIAVCKYQGISAMRYIDRCYHLEEQVACYAPRFRIVPDSVHWNEPNFPVLYPNVKLRREKGRPRTTRLRNEMDEGAEHQPRPLCSLCRQEGHNRRTCPTRTVAGSTSG from the coding sequence ATGTTAGACCGTCAATATGGATTTGTAGGTGCAGAGTTATACGTGGGTGTAGAGCCTATAAGAAGCCACCGAGATGTTTTCCCCATTCGATATGCCAACGAAGGACCGAGTGCATCGTTTAACTATTCACATGGCGGGCACTTCCATGATCCATATGCCACTCATATTGGTCATTATTCTCAAGATGCGGCTCATTCTCCAATCAACATTGGCGGTGCTAACTATCATTCTCCATATACCCATGTTGCAACTGAGGACCAACATGTTCCTTCTCGGCCAATTTCCAACAGTGATGCTGACTATGATAATCCAACTGAGCATGTCACACAAGAGACTACTTGTTTTGAGTTTGAAGCTCAGTATGACCAAACCGCCTCTCAGAGAGCTGCTAATGATCCTAATGATACACATCGCATAGCTGCTACTACTGAAAATGCGGTCCATACATTATCAGAAAGGATGCGGACTATGGATAGTGATGACCAACTTGATGACGATGAGGTCCTTGATGATATTGGAGATGAACAGGAGCCTCCAAATGAAGGTAATCATGAAAGCAGTCCAACTATGGGAGTCCATCAACCTTCATCACTAAGCTTTTCACAGAACACGTGGGATAATATAATTGATCCAACCCCACCATTTGAAAAGCCCACTCAGAGTATTTGGGACCCTACCCAAGAGTTTTATGTGGGCTTGCTTTTTGCCGATAAGGATGAACTACAAGCTGCTGTTAAACGCTATCACATCAAAAGGAACCAAACATTTTGTGTAAGAGAGTCAGATCCAGAATGTTGGTCTGTAAGGTGCAAAAATTGTTCTTGGCGTCTTCGAGCATGCTTCCGGGCTACATATGGGTTGTTTGAGGTTAGGAAGTACAATGGTCCACACACATGTACAGAGTCTACGCTCACACAAGATCACGAGCAATTAGACACCCATGTTATTGAGAAAGAGTTGAGGGATGTTGTCAAAAATGATCCAACCATAAAGATTGCTTCACTTCAACAGACTCTTTACAATAAGTACCAATACAGGCCTTCTTATTTCAAGGTGTGGGAGGCAAAAGAGAAAGCAATTGGTAGAGCGTTTGGTGATTGGGACAAATCTTACCAATTATTGCCAAAATGGTTGAAAGCTTTGACTGATTCAAACCCGGACAGCAGGGTTATTTGGAGAACAATACCTGCTACTATGCCAGGCTGTGCGATATTCGAGAGAGTGTTCTGGGCTTTTGGTCCATCAATTGAAGGTTTTCAACATTGTAGGCCAGTGATTAGTATAGATGGAACTTTCCTATATGGTAAGTATAAAGGTACGTTACTGATTGCATCAACTTGGGATGGTGACAACAGACTTTTTCCACTTGCCTTTGCCATTGTGGAGAAGGAAACTGATGATAGCTGGTATTGGTTTTTGCGTTGTATTCAGATTAATGTCACTAATCGAGAAGGGTTATGTGTCATATCTGATCGTCATCCTGGTATAATGGCAGCGATACGGACTATATGTCAATCGACACGTTGGTATCATCGTTTTTGCCTTCGCCATGTGGCTAGCAATTTCAATCAACAAATTGGGAATAAAAACTTGAAGGCTATGGTAATGTGGGCAGGCATGGAGAATCAGTTACGAAAGTATCAAATCACCAGGGATAGAATTACTCAATTAAGTGCAGATGGTGAGAAGTATTTAAGGGAAATGCCGGTGGAAAAGTGGACGTTAGCATACGATGGTGGACATCGTTATGGGGCAATGACCACAAACTTGTCTGAAAGCTTCAATGGAATTCTAAAGAGTGCTAGAAATCTGCCCATAACTGCATTAGTTGAACTTACATACTATCGTTGTGTTGCCTACTTTGCCGATCGGTATACTAAGGCATGTGCAGAGGTTACTGCCGGTGAACGCATTACGGCCTATGCAAagaataaattcaataaatgggaaaaaaaggTACCAAAGCATTCAGTTACCGTGTTCAGTCATGAAGATGGTCTGTTTGAAGTCAGAACACCAATAAACCCTAACTCTGCATATAGGGGTAATCATCGTCATGAGGTAAATTTGAGGCAGAACACTTGTAGTTGTCAAAAATGGCAGGTTTATAAGATTCCGTGCTCACATGTCATTGCTGTGTGTAAATATCAAGGCATCTCTGCAATGCGATATATCGACCGTTGCTACCATTTGGAAGAACAAGTTGCTTGTTATGCACCTAGATTTCGCATAGTTCCGGACAGTGTACATTGGAATGAGCCTAATTTCCCGGTCTTGTATCCTAATGTCAAGCTGCGCCGTGAAAAAGGTCGACCAAGAACAACTCGGCTTCGAAATGAAATGGACGAAGGGGCAGAGCATCAACCAAGGCCATTGTGCAGTCTTTGTAGGCAAGAAGGCCATAATAGAAGAACATGCCCCACTCGAACTGTGGCTGGCTCCACTAGTGGCTAA